A segment of the Bacillus licheniformis DSM 13 = ATCC 14580 genome:
CATCAAAACGGTGAGAGGTTGGAAAGCTAAAGTTCAAACGGCTCGCAGGAGGCGTCTCGTCCAAGGCGTCGGAAGCAGAACTGAAGCATGTTATCGTTAGTAAAGAAATGTTCAGTCGCATCACGCATTAAATAGCAAGGCTCTAAAAACTGCCCTTGATCCGAAGGGCAGTTTTTTCTTGGTCTATGGCAGCATCGTCCTTTCTTCCAGTTAGAAAGCTTCCGATTGGCGGGCCTCTATGTTATAGCTATTGAAGGTCAGCATACTTGTGCAATAAAATGAAGAGCGGAGAATATGCAGTGGTTCGCATAAAAAATTTTACTTGCACGAACAGTTGACATTCAGTAGTCACAGTGATTTGATAAAGGAAATTCGAATACAGAAAGACGGGAGCTGAAACATTGAAGAAACTGGTGAAGGTCAGAGGAATTACATTGGGTGAAGGCCGGCCAAAAATCTGTGTGCCGCTTGTCGGAAAAAACCTTGCCCAATTAAAAGAAGAAGCGGCTTATTTTCAAACGCTTGATGCCGATATTGCGGAGTGGCGTGCTGATTTTTATGAAGATGTAGATGACGTTGATCAAGTCTGCGCGGCATTGGCGGAAATCCGCGGCCTTTTAAAGGACACTCCGCTCATTTTCACTTTCCGCAGCGCCGCCGAAGGCGGAGAAAAAGAGATCAGCACAGCGCGATATTTTTCTTTAAATGAAGCGGTTGTTAAAACAGGGCTTGCCGATGTGATTGATATCGAGCTGTTCAATGACGAAGAGCAAGTGAAAGCGCTGGTGGAAACAGCACATGGTCATGAAGTGTCCGTGATTATATCTAATCATGATTTTGAAAAGACACCAGCTGCAGAAGAAATTGTTTCCCGTTTGCGAAAAGCACAGGAATTAGGGGCTGATCTGCCTAAAATCGCGGTGATGCCGGAAACCACGGCTGATGTCTTGCGTCTGCTTGAAGCCACTTGTACGATGAATGAGAAGTATGCAGATCGGCCGATTATTACGATGTCAATGGCCGGCAAAGGTATCATCAGCCGCCTGGCGGGCGAGGTATTCGGTTCAGCAATGACGTTCGGTGCCGCAAAGAAAGCTTCAGCACCGGGGCAGATTGCAGCTGGTGAGCTCAAGGAAATCCTTCATATATTGCATCGCAATTTATAACTTGATGATTGAGAGGAGCCTGGCTGACAGCCGGCTCCTTTGTCAGTTTTTTCGTAGTCCTAACGACTCATTTATCTTTCTTTTCGGAATCGTTTTAACTTTCCCTTTTCATTCATAATGGGTTGTGATACGATAATCACGAAATTTAATAGCATTACTAGGGGTGCCCGAATGCGGGCTGAGAGAGAGACATGCGTTTCTTAACCCTTTGGACCTGATCTGGTTCGTACCAGCGTGGGGAAGTAAAAAGGATTCGAGAGAAGATGGGGAATGGGTATGGTCCGTCTGTCTTCTAGCGATTTTACTGACTGTAAAACCAGGTTCATCATATGAGCCTGGTTTTTTGTGCTGGTGCTGTTCCGGAGTTTCGTCCTGATCAATTTTTTAGAGGGGAAGGATTTTTACATGAAACAGGAATCAGTACAGCAAAAAAACATCTCGATAATGTCAAGTTTTTCAGGGAGCCGCAAAGTGTATGTCGAAGGGTCGCGTCCTGACATTCAAGTGCCGATGAGAGAAATTTCGTTAAGTCCGACGACGGGTTCGTTTGGCGACGAAGAAAACCAGCCTGTCCGCGTCTACGACACGAGCGGCCCCTATACGGACGCCAATGCGGACGTTGATATTCTTAAGGGGCTGAAACCTTTGCGGGCGACCTGGATCAGGGAGCGCGGCGATACCGAAGAATATGAAGGCAGAGAAATAAGACCGGAGGATAACGGCTATAAAGGCAAAGAGAAAGCGAGCCACAGCTATACAGGGTTGAAACGAAAACCGCTGCGCGCGAAAAAAGGACAAAATGTCACTCAGCTGCATTACGCAAGAAAGGGGATCATTACGCCCGAGATGGAATTTATTGCGATCAGAGAGCACGTATCTCCCGAATTTGTTCGTGATGAAGTGGCAAGCGGACGGGCGATTATTCCGTCAAACATCAACCATCCGGAAAGCGAACCGATGATTATCGGCCGCAACTTCCACGTCAAAATCAATGCCAACATCGGCAATTCCGCTGTCACCTCTTCGATTGAAGAAGAAGTGGAAAAAATGACATGGGCCATCCGCTGGGGCGCTGATACGATGATGGACTTGTCCACAGGTAAAGATATTCATACAACGAGAGAATGGATCATCCGCAACTGTCCGGTGCCTGTGGGAACAGTCCCGATTTATCAGGCGCTTGAAAAAGTAAACGGCGTCGCGGAAGATCTTACTTGGGACATTTACCGCGATACATTGATCGAACAGGCTGAGCAAGGCGTTGATTATTTCACGATTCACGCCGGCGTCCTTCTCCGGTATGTGCCGTTAACAGCAAAGCGCGTCACCGGAATCGTATCCCGCGGCGGGGCGATCATGGCGCAATGGTGTTTGGCTCATCATGAGGAAAGCTTTCTGTACACCCATTTTGAAGAGATATGCGAGATTATGAAAACATACGATATCGCATTTTCGCTCGGAGACGGTCTTCGTCCCGGCTCGATTGCCGATGCGAATGATGAGGCCCAATTTGCCGAATTGGAGACGCTCGGCGAGCTGACGGAAATCGCCTGGAAGCATGATGTTCAAGTAATGATCGAAGGCCCGGGACACGTGCCGATGCATAAAATCAAAGAGAATGTCGACAAGCAGATGGAGATTTGCAAAGAGGCACCGTTTTACACGCTCGGTCCGCTGACGACCGATATTGCACCGGGCTACGACCATATTACATCGGCGATCGGAGCGGCGATGATCGGCTGGTACGGAACGGCCATGCTTTGCTATGTGACGCCGAAGGAGCATTTGGGACTGCCGAACAAAGATGATGTCCGCGAAGGCGTCATAACATACAAAATCGCGGCCCATGCGGCTGACCTTGCAAAAGGGCACCCCGGCGCGCAAATCCGCGATGACGCGCTTTCAAAGGCGCGCTTTGAATTCCGCTGGCGGGATCAGTTCAACTTGTCGCTCGATCCGGAAAGAGCGCTCGAATACCATGATGAAACCCTTCCGGCGGAAGGCGCCAAAACGGCACACTTTTGTTCAATGTGCGGGCCTAAATTTTGCAGCATGAGGATTTCCCAGGATATTCGCGACTACGCCAAGGAAAACAACCTTGATGAAGAAAAGGCTATCCAAAAAGGATTGGAAGAGAAGGCGAAGGAATTTAAAAAAGCAGGCGGCAGCATTTACAGTTAAAAGCGGGCAATACAGCAGATGAAAGGGGAACCTTTCATCTGTTTTTTTATAATATAGGGTTGACAGGTCGGAATAATATGAATTAGTATGTTATTTAATATTTCGGAAAATTCCATCAGCGCTGATCGGTCAACCGAAGGCTCTTATCTCAATTGGGATAAGAGCTTTTTATTTTCAGTTTTAGAAAAGAAAGGAGAACAAGATGTCTTTATCAATTCGTGTGAATGAAAAAGCATTTGGAAAAGGCAGCTTTAAAACAAGCGTGCTCCAAGACGTGAATCTTACGGTCGAAAACGGCGAATTTTTGACTGTCATCGGTCCGAGCGGGTGCGGAAAAAGTACGCTCTTAAAAATCGCTGCCGGTCTTGACGGGGATTATGAAGGACGAATCAGCATGAACGGAAGAGAAATCAAGGGCCCGGGGATTCAGCAAGGCTTCATCTTTCAGGAGCATCGGCTTTTTCCATGGATGACGGTTGAGCAAAATATCGCCGCAGATTTAAGCCTGAAAGAACCAGCAGTGCGAAAAAAAGTCGATGAATTGATTGAAACGGTACGGCTGAAAGGTGCGGAGAAACAGTACCCGCGCGAGCTGTCCGGCGGAATGTCGCAGCGGGTCGCGATTGCCAGGGCTTTGCTCAGGGAGCCTGAGATTTTGCTGCTTGATGAACCCTTCGGTGCCTTGGACGCCTTTACGAGAAAGCATCTGCAGGATGTACTGACAGACATTTGGAGAGAAAAGAAGATGACGATGATCCTCGTGACGCACGATATTGACGAATCGGTGTATTTAGCCAACCGGATCGCAATTCTTACGGCAAAGCCGGGGAGAATCCACAAGCTGATTCCGGTCGATCTGCCTTTTCCGCGCAGCAGAACATCGCCCGTTTTTCAAACAATTAGACAAAAGGTGCTGAAAGAGTTCGAGACAACGGAAACATTCAGCTTTCAGGAAGGTTCAGGAATTTGAGCAGAAAGGAGCGGAAAAACGTGAAAAAATGGCCGTTGTATGTGCTGGGCTGCCTGTTGCTTCTTGCGGGCTGTTCAGCAGCCAAATCAAGTGAAGGGGGCGGAGATTTAAAAGAGATCAACATCGGAGTGCAGCAAAGCTTAAGCCCGTTGCTCCTTGCGAAAGAAAAAGGCTGGTTTGAAAAAGAGTTCGCAAAAGAAGGAATTAAAGTGAAATGGACAGAGTTTCAAAGCGGTCCGCCGCAGTTTGAAGGTCTTGCCGCGGATAAACTCGATTTTTCCCAAGTCGGAAATTCACCGGTGATCGCAGGGCAGGCGGCTGGCATTGATTTTAAAGAAATCGGCCTTTCTCAAGACGGTTTAAAGGCGAACGGCATTCTTGTGAAAAAAGGGAGCGGAATCGATGACATAAAAGATTTGAAAGGAAAGAAGGTGGCGGTGGCAAAAGGCAGCAGCGGGTTCGATTTCCTGTATAAAGTGATCGATAAAGCGGGTCTGAAGCCAACAGACGTCAACATCATTCAGCTTCAGCCTGACGAAGCCATGCCGGCATTTGACAGCGGAGCGATTGACGCCTGGTCGATTTGGGAGCCGTTTTTGTCTCTTAAAACGATCAAAAGTGACGCGGACATATTGGTTGACGGGGAACAAATCGACAAGTATTCCCCGGGTTTTACGCTTGTACGAAGCAAATTCGCCGAACAGCATCCGGATGAGGTGATTCGTTTTCTGAAGGTGTATGACAAGGCCGTGAAATGGCAGAAAACCCATAAGAAAGAAGCGGTTGAAGCGTACGCAAAAATTAAAAACCTCGACAAAGAGGTCGTTGAAAACGTGCTGAATAACACCGAACCGTTAAATGAGCCGATCACAGACCGCATCATTCAAACACAGCAGGAGACCGCCGATTTTCAATACAAATTAAAAGCGATTAACAAAGAGATTGATGTAAAAGAAGTGGTCGACAATTCATTTATAAAAAAAGCGCTGAAAGAAGGAGATGACAAATGAGAGCTGTTTCATCAAGCACCCCCTCGATCCAGCCGAAAACAGGCGCAAAACTGAGACCGGCCGCTTTTCGGCTGGCATGGGGGAAGGGATTTGTATTACCCGTCATGTTGATTTTATTATGGCAGCTTGTCGGGTCATTGGAGCTCATATCAAAAACCGTGCTTCCGGCTCCTTTAGATATATTGCTTACATTTCGGGATCTTATCGTATCAGGAGAGCTTTTCACTCATTTAGGCATCAGCATTCAGCGCGCCGCGCTCGGCTTTTTCCTGGGGGCCGGGCTCGGGCTCCTGCTGGGGCTTGTAATCGGGTTTTCGAAAATTGCCGAGGATTACCTCGATCCTTCTCTGCAAATGCTGAGAACCGTTCCGCATCTCGCCGTCACGCCGCTGTTTATCTTATGGTTCGGTTTCGATGAGCTGTCAAAGGTGCTCTTGATCGCTCTTGGGGCTTTCTTCCCGGTATATATCAACACATTTTCAGGGATCAGGGGCGTCGATTCGAAACTGTTCGATGTGGCGAGGGTATTGGAGTTCCATTGGCTGAAGCAGGTGACAAAGCTCATTCTTCCTGCATCGCTCCCGAACATTCTCTTAGGCATCCGCCTGTCGCTCGGCGTATCGTGGCTGGGCCTTGTTGTTGCCGAGCTGATGGGATCAAGCGCTGGAGTCGGCTATATGATTATGGATGCCAGACAGTTTTCGCAAACCGATAAGGTGTTTGTCGGGATTTTGATTTTTGCCGCCGTCGGCAAGCTGACGGATTCATTCGTCAGAATTCTGGAAAAAAAGTGCCTTGGCTGGAGAAACAGCTATCAAGGAAACAAAAAGTAAAGGGGAGATCTTTTTGGACATTTTATGGTTTATTCCGACTCATGGCGACGGACGTTATCTTGGTACAAACACGGGAGGAAGAGCCGCAGATCACACCTACTTTCAGCAGGTGGCGCAGGCGGCTGACAGGCTTGGGTATACAGGGGTTCTTCTTCCGACGGGAAGATCGTGCGAAGACCCGTGGATTACCGCAGCCGCTCTGGCGTCAGTCACGAAAAATCTGAAGTTTTTGGTCGCTGTAAGACCCGGTTTGATGCAGCCGTCGGTTGCGGCGCGGATGGCTTCGACATTCGATCGTCTTGCAGAGGGCAGGCTTCTCATCAATGTGGTCGCCGGCGGTGATCCGTATGAATTAGCCGGCGACGGCCTGTTTATCAGCCATGATGAACGGTATGAAGCGACAAATGAGTTTCTCGACATATGGCGGTCGCTTTTAAAAGGCGAGACCGTCAGCTACTCAGGGAAACACCTGAAGACTGAAAACGGGCGCTTGCTTTTCCCGCCCGCCCAACAGCCTCATCCGCCAATCTATTTTGGCGGCTCGTCAAAGGCCGGGCAGGAGACTGCCGCCAAACACGCGGACGTCTATTTGACATGGGGAGAGCCGCCTCATCTCGTCAAAGAAAAAATCCAATCTGTCAAAAAGAAGGCTGAAAAAGAAGGGAGAACCGTCCGTTTTGGAATCAGGCTGCACGTGATCGTCAGGGAAACGGAAAAAGAGGCCTGGCAGGCGGCGGATAGACTGATCAGCCGCTTGGAGGATGAAACGATTGCCGCAGCCCAAAACGCGATGAAACGGATGGATTCATCAGGACAAAAGAGGATGGTTCAGCTTCACCAGGGAAACAGAAGCAATCTTGAGATCAGCCCGAATCTTTGGGCGGGGATCGGACTGGTCAGAGGCGGAGCGGGAACAGCGCTCGTCGGTGATCCGGAAACGGTAGCCAGCCGAATAAAAGAATACGCCGACATCGGCATTGAGTCCTTTATCTTCTCAGGTTATCCACATCTTGAAGAAGCGTACCATTTTGCAGAAAAGGTTTTTCCGCTCCTTCCGTTTCGAA
Coding sequences within it:
- the aroD gene encoding type I 3-dehydroquinate dehydratase; the protein is MKKLVKVRGITLGEGRPKICVPLVGKNLAQLKEEAAYFQTLDADIAEWRADFYEDVDDVDQVCAALAEIRGLLKDTPLIFTFRSAAEGGEKEISTARYFSLNEAVVKTGLADVIDIELFNDEEQVKALVETAHGHEVSVIISNHDFEKTPAAEEIVSRLRKAQELGADLPKIAVMPETTADVLRLLEATCTMNEKYADRPIITMSMAGKGIISRLAGEVFGSAMTFGAAKKASAPGQIAAGELKEILHILHRNL
- the thiC gene encoding phosphomethylpyrimidine synthase ThiC, with the translated sequence MKQESVQQKNISIMSSFSGSRKVYVEGSRPDIQVPMREISLSPTTGSFGDEENQPVRVYDTSGPYTDANADVDILKGLKPLRATWIRERGDTEEYEGREIRPEDNGYKGKEKASHSYTGLKRKPLRAKKGQNVTQLHYARKGIITPEMEFIAIREHVSPEFVRDEVASGRAIIPSNINHPESEPMIIGRNFHVKINANIGNSAVTSSIEEEVEKMTWAIRWGADTMMDLSTGKDIHTTREWIIRNCPVPVGTVPIYQALEKVNGVAEDLTWDIYRDTLIEQAEQGVDYFTIHAGVLLRYVPLTAKRVTGIVSRGGAIMAQWCLAHHEESFLYTHFEEICEIMKTYDIAFSLGDGLRPGSIADANDEAQFAELETLGELTEIAWKHDVQVMIEGPGHVPMHKIKENVDKQMEICKEAPFYTLGPLTTDIAPGYDHITSAIGAAMIGWYGTAMLCYVTPKEHLGLPNKDDVREGVITYKIAAHAADLAKGHPGAQIRDDALSKARFEFRWRDQFNLSLDPERALEYHDETLPAEGAKTAHFCSMCGPKFCSMRISQDIRDYAKENNLDEEKAIQKGLEEKAKEFKKAGGSIYS
- a CDS encoding ABC transporter ATP-binding protein, translating into MSLSIRVNEKAFGKGSFKTSVLQDVNLTVENGEFLTVIGPSGCGKSTLLKIAAGLDGDYEGRISMNGREIKGPGIQQGFIFQEHRLFPWMTVEQNIAADLSLKEPAVRKKVDELIETVRLKGAEKQYPRELSGGMSQRVAIARALLREPEILLLDEPFGALDAFTRKHLQDVLTDIWREKKMTMILVTHDIDESVYLANRIAILTAKPGRIHKLIPVDLPFPRSRTSPVFQTIRQKVLKEFETTETFSFQEGSGI
- a CDS encoding aliphatic sulfonate ABC transporter substrate-binding protein, whose amino-acid sequence is MKKWPLYVLGCLLLLAGCSAAKSSEGGGDLKEINIGVQQSLSPLLLAKEKGWFEKEFAKEGIKVKWTEFQSGPPQFEGLAADKLDFSQVGNSPVIAGQAAGIDFKEIGLSQDGLKANGILVKKGSGIDDIKDLKGKKVAVAKGSSGFDFLYKVIDKAGLKPTDVNIIQLQPDEAMPAFDSGAIDAWSIWEPFLSLKTIKSDADILVDGEQIDKYSPGFTLVRSKFAEQHPDEVIRFLKVYDKAVKWQKTHKKEAVEAYAKIKNLDKEVVENVLNNTEPLNEPITDRIIQTQQETADFQYKLKAINKEIDVKEVVDNSFIKKALKEGDDK
- a CDS encoding ABC transporter permease, coding for MRAVSSSTPSIQPKTGAKLRPAAFRLAWGKGFVLPVMLILLWQLVGSLELISKTVLPAPLDILLTFRDLIVSGELFTHLGISIQRAALGFFLGAGLGLLLGLVIGFSKIAEDYLDPSLQMLRTVPHLAVTPLFILWFGFDELSKVLLIALGAFFPVYINTFSGIRGVDSKLFDVARVLEFHWLKQVTKLILPASLPNILLGIRLSLGVSWLGLVVAELMGSSAGVGYMIMDARQFSQTDKVFVGILIFAAVGKLTDSFVRILEKKCLGWRNSYQGNKK
- the ssuD gene encoding FMNH2-dependent alkanesulfonate monooxygenase, whose translation is MDILWFIPTHGDGRYLGTNTGGRAADHTYFQQVAQAADRLGYTGVLLPTGRSCEDPWITAAALASVTKNLKFLVAVRPGLMQPSVAARMASTFDRLAEGRLLINVVAGGDPYELAGDGLFISHDERYEATNEFLDIWRSLLKGETVSYSGKHLKTENGRLLFPPAQQPHPPIYFGGSSKAGQETAAKHADVYLTWGEPPHLVKEKIQSVKKKAEKEGRTVRFGIRLHVIVRETEKEAWQAADRLISRLEDETIAAAQNAMKRMDSSGQKRMVQLHQGNRSNLEISPNLWAGIGLVRGGAGTALVGDPETVASRIKEYADIGIESFIFSGYPHLEEAYHFAEKVFPLLPFRTKLQSKASGEVIGNDHFPSRQKEKTV